Genomic segment of Bacteroides stercoris ATCC 43183:
TGGTAGCCAACGTACAGGCACAAGAAGAGAGAAACAAAAGTCTTATCAACTCCTATCTGCACGGTTGGGAATACAACATTAAAGCCGGATTCAATATCGGCGGTACATCTCCCATTCCCCTGCCCAAGGAGATACGCAAGATAGACAGCTACGCACCGGGAATCGCCATTGCCATCGAAGGTAATGCCACCAAGTGGTTCGACGAAAAGAAAAAGTGGGGACTTACCCTGGGACTGCGGTTGGAGAACAAGAACATGACTACCGAAGCCACCGTAAAGAACTACGGTATGAAAATCATCAATACCAACGGCGGAGAGCTGGCAGGTCTTTGGACGGGTGGAGTCAAAACCAAAGTGAAAAACTCCTATCTCACCATTCCCATCCTTGCCGACTACCGCATCAGCAAGCGCTGGATAGTATCGGCAGGTCCGTACTTCTCCTATCTGCTGGAAGGCAACTTCTCCGGACACGTGTACGAGGGTCACTTGCGCACACCCGACCAGACCGGTTCCAAAGTGGAGTTTACCGGTGAAAGCATCGCAACTTACGATTTCTCCAACGAGTTGCGTAAGTTCCAGTGGGGTATCCAATTTGGGGGCGAATGGAAAGCGTTCAAGCATCTCACCGTGCATGCCGATGTAACGTGGGGATTAAACAATATCTTCCAGAAAGACTTCGATACGATAACGTTTAATATGTATCCTATCTATCTGAACTTAGGATTTGGGTATGCATTCTAAACAAGATTTTTTCGTTTTTTGTCGTCACTCGTCACTTTTCGTCTTAATGCATTAAGGACGAAGGTGTTATCTGGTGACGACAAGCTTATATACAGTGACGACCGATTTTTGGTCGTCACTTTTTCATTTTATACGAGGGTATTCCGTTAGTATCAACACTTGGTAGTTAAAATACCAATGCTTGGTACATGAGATACCGCTACGTGGTATTTGGAGTACCA
This window contains:
- a CDS encoding porin family protein: MKKHHFICTIAVLLAMVANVQAQEERNKSLINSYLHGWEYNIKAGFNIGGTSPIPLPKEIRKIDSYAPGIAIAIEGNATKWFDEKKKWGLTLGLRLENKNMTTEATVKNYGMKIINTNGGELAGLWTGGVKTKVKNSYLTIPILADYRISKRWIVSAGPYFSYLLEGNFSGHVYEGHLRTPDQTGSKVEFTGESIATYDFSNELRKFQWGIQFGGEWKAFKHLTVHADVTWGLNNIFQKDFDTITFNMYPIYLNLGFGYAF